Below is a genomic region from Rickettsiales bacterium.
GAAGCCAATTATCGCCTAGATGACACCCTTAGTAGCGATGCAGAACGCATCTTCACTCGGGCAGCCTAAAGCTCCCTGAAAAGCACAATGCAATAATTTGCTTTTATTTTAGTGTATTACTTACTATAGTGCGAAAAAATAATAAGAACTCCCGAGAGGGTAAGAAGAAAAATGAGCAAAGATCAAAACCAAAACATCCAAGACGTTTTCCTTAACACATTACGTAAAAAGAAAGTCCCTGTGACCGTATTTTTAGTGAGCGGTGTTAAGCTTCAAGGTAACATTACAGGCTTTGATAATTTCAGCCTGACCCTGCGTCGCGGACCGCAAATGCAGCTTGTTTACAAGCACTCAATCGCAACCGTTGTGCCTGCTGGCCCTGTCACCTTCTATGAAGGCGAAGAAGCGGAAGTCTCTGAGTATGAGGATGAGTATCAGGGCATCCCTGAAAGCGTATAGCCCAACTTAATGGGCACCCTCCGCAGCGGCATTATTATCCCTTACGAACCGGGGCGCGAAAAACGCTCAATGGAAAACCGTGAGGGTGAAGCCGTTGGCCTCGCCAATGCGATCTCACTAGAACCTGAATATATCCGCCAAGTAAATTTACGCGAAAAACGCCCAAGCACCCTCTTTGGCAAAGGCACCGTTGATAATTTAGGTGAGGAATTTTCTACACGTCATTTAGATCTTATTATGGTCGATACGATTCTTACCCCTATCCAACAACGCAACCTAGAAACCGCATGGGGCTGTAAAGTCATTGATCGTACGGCGCTGATTCTGGAGATTTTCGGTGAGCGCGCCCGGACGAAAGAAGGCACGTTGCAAGTTGAGCTCGCATCACTCAGTTACCAAAAAAGTCGCTTAGTACGCAGCTGGACTCACTTAGAGCGCCAACGGGGTGGTTCCGGTTTTATGGGTGGCCCGGGTGAAACGCAGATCGAATCGGATCGACGGATGCTCGACGACCGTATCGTCAAACTGAAAAAGCAGCTCGAACAAGTCACGCGCACTCGCCGCCTACAACGTGAGAGTCGCCGTAAAATCCCTTACCCTATTGTCGCGCTTGTCGGTTATACGAATGCCGGGAAATCGACTCTGTTCAACCGCCTGACTGATGCGGATGTGCTGGTAGAAGATCAAGTTTTCGCCACGCTCGACCCTACTTTACGGATGCTCAAACTACCATCGGGCATCGAGATCATTTTATCCGATACGGTAGGATTTATCTCTAACCTGCCGACCGAACTCATCGCCGCTTTCCGTGCGACTTTGGAAGAAGTGGTCGAAGCGAATTTATTACTGCATATTCGCGATGCTTC
It encodes:
- the hfq gene encoding RNA chaperone Hfq gives rise to the protein MSKDQNQNIQDVFLNTLRKKKVPVTVFLVSGVKLQGNITGFDNFSLTLRRGPQMQLVYKHSIATVVPAGPVTFYEGEEAEVSEYEDEYQGIPESV
- the hflX gene encoding GTPase HflX: MGTLRSGIIIPYEPGREKRSMENREGEAVGLANAISLEPEYIRQVNLREKRPSTLFGKGTVDNLGEEFSTRHLDLIMVDTILTPIQQRNLETAWGCKVIDRTALILEIFGERARTKEGTLQVELASLSYQKSRLVRSWTHLERQRGGSGFMGGPGETQIESDRRMLDDRIVKLKKQLEQVTRTRRLQRESRRKIPYPIVALVGYTNAGKSTLFNRLTDADVLVEDQVFATLDPTLRMLKLPSGIEIILSDTVGFISNLPTELIAAFRATLEEVVEANLLLHIRDASDDDTETQKDEVDTIITELLGDEEKPVLEVLNKIDLMPEVQEDGHGISALNGDGVDELLEEIDEILQDLLGYDIYHIELEPKDGRQRAWLHEHAEIIEETINDDGTSLLKTRLTELDYARFMAL